One part of the Anopheles coustani chromosome 2, idAnoCousDA_361_x.2, whole genome shotgun sequence genome encodes these proteins:
- the LOC131267698 gene encoding neurotrimin-like produces the protein MKDYGTKMDLIFKLTVVALYGVSTCCALLDVSGIDPKFSAPIANVTVPVGREGVMTCTVHDLYKYKVAWLRVDTQTILTIETLVITKSERIAITHTEQRIWQLRIKDIRESDKGWYMCQINTDPMKSQMGYLNVVVPPDILDYPTSQDMVVQEGSNVTLTCAATGVPEPTVTWKREGEKSVTSVEHSGITSHDGAMLHIYHIQRHNTGSYHCIASNGVPPTVSKRIIVTVNFQPIVRVSARQYYAELGGRVALECQSEAQPNSINYWMKGKGEIILQGGTYDSALEDHVFKVTMKIVIRLERAADFGVYKCVAKNSLGTTEEAVKIYRKTSKTKQVENQVIQQSNYLGSTTFIKNYTDNKINEILLSASAAASSGLSSLRGVLSGGTLLVVAMLGAMLNL, from the exons ATGAAGGATTACGGAACGAAAatggatttaattttcaaacttaCCGTAGTTGCACTGTACGGTGTTTCAACGTGCTGTGCTTTACTGGATGTGTCAGGAA TCGATCCGAAATTCAGTGCACCGATCGCAAACGTAACCGTTCCGGTGGGACGCGAAGGAGTGATGACGTGCACGGTGCATGATTTGTACAAATACAAG GTCGCCTGGTTGCGGGTCGATACGCAGACGATTCTGACAATCGAAACGCTCGTCATTACGAAAAGCGAACGGATAGCGATCACTCACACCGAGCAGCGCATCTGGCAGCTTCGAATTAAGGACATTCGTGAGTCGGACAAGGGTTGGTACATGTGCCAGATCAACACGGACCCGATGAAGAGCCAGATGGGGTATCTTAACGTCGTTG TGCCACCCGATATCCTCGATTACCCCACGAGCCAGGACATGGTAGTCCAGGAGGGCAGTAACGTGACACTCACCTGTGCTGCCACCGGAGTCCCCGAGCCGACCGTCACCTGGAAGCGCGAAGGGGAAAAGTCAGTCACATCCGTGGAACACTCCGGAA TAACGAGCCACGACGGAGCGATGCTGCACATCTACCACATCCAGCGGCACAACACCGGCTCCTATCACTGCATCGCATCGAACGGAGTGCCCCCGACGGTCAGCAAGCGAATTATCGTTACAGTGAACT TCCAACCGATTGTGCGGGTGTCGGCGCGCCAGTACTACGCCGAGCTGGGTGGCCGCGTGGCCCTGGAGTGCCAGAGCGAGGCCCAGCCGAACTCCATCAACTACTGGATGAAGGGCAAGGGCGAGATCATCCTGCAGGGCGGAACGTACGACTCGGCGCTGGAGGATCACGTCTTCAAGGTGACGATGAAAATCGTCATCCGCCTCGAGCGGGCGGCCGACTTCGGCGTGTACAAGTGTGTGGCCAAAAATTCCCTCGGCACCACCGAGGAGGCGGTGAAAATCTACCGTAAAACCT CCAAAACCAAGCAGGTGGAAAATCAGGTCATCCAGCAGTCGAACTACCTCGGCTCGACGACATTCATCAAGAACTATACCGATAACAAGATCAACGAGATTCTGCTGAGCGCGTCGGCGGCCGCTTCCAGCGGGTTGAGCAGTCTGCGAGGAGTCCTGTCCGGCGGGACATTGTTGGTCGTTGCCATGCTAGGCGCTATGTTAAACTTATGA